The Papaver somniferum cultivar HN1 chromosome 3, ASM357369v1, whole genome shotgun sequence genome includes a region encoding these proteins:
- the LOC113358877 gene encoding uncharacterized protein LOC113358877 translates to MTNIADNTILSVYCIYRIGRYYRHKNRFAISGFPYRSVSDTADRIVGDGSAKAGAKRKKVERTERSGELKSSTGISEPVVELENLDHYKTKCIELSVELEKKELELEKIKVEKKVELEKKELELEKMIVELEKKKVEKVPNVYDVEEGKDWGCLEERASQHGSSSQKLSGEPEDSNNFVYSKTSLDDPMDYKDEMEWISEHELLSSFEEDPELCMKAVCALYRQKISEAEISAGLYYHSDILSDSALACSMRKNSWTTLAKFIMGEDCKGDVQKSVKELETLDPKAVNDCKRLARRYSIHIFDIYQNGKDPFFHPARTASHGEQTAK, encoded by the exons ATGACAAATATCGCCGATAATACGATATTATCGGTGTACTGTATTTACCGTATCGGACGGTATTATCGGCACAAAAATCGTTTTGCGATATCGGGATTTCCGTATCGCTCAGTGTCCGATACCG CTGATAGGATTGTAGGGGATGGTTCTGCCAAAGCTGGGGCAAAGAGGAAGAAAGTCGAAAGAACGGAAAGGTCTGGAGAACTGAAATCATCAACAGGAATTAGTGAACCTGTGGTTGAATTGGAGAATCTGGACCATTATAAGACTAAGTGTATTGAATTGTCTGTGGAGCTGGAGAAGAAGGAATTGGAGCTTGAGAAGATAAAAGTGGAGAAGAAAGTTGAGCTCGAGAAGAAGGAATTGGAGCTCGAGAAAATGATAGTGGAGcttgagaagaagaaagttga AAAGGTGCCGAATGTATATGACGTCGAAGAAGGGAAGGATTGGGGCTGTTTGGAAGAGAGAGCATCTCAACATGGATCATCATCTCAAAAACTGTCTGGCGAGCCAGAAGATTCTAATAATTTTGTTTATTCAAAAACTTCTCTTGATGACCCTATGGATTACAAAGACGAAATGGAATGGATATCTGAGCATGAATTGCTTTCTTCATTTGAAGAGGATCCTGAGCTCTGTATGAAAGCTGTTTGTGCTCTCTATCGACAGAAAATATCCGAGGCTGAAATATCAGCGGGGTTGTACTATCACAGTGACATACTCAG TGACAGTGCATTGGCCTGTTCAATGCGCAAGAATTC GTGGACTACTTTGGCCAAGTTTATAATGGGTGAGGACTGCAAAGGTGACGTACAGAAGTCTGTGAAAGAGTTGGAGACATTGGATCCTAAAGCGGTTAACGACTGCAAGAGGCTGGCTAGAAGATACTCGATTCATATATTTGATATCTACCAAAACGGAAAAGATCCTTTTTTCCATCCAGCTAGAACTGCCAGCCATGGAGAACAAACTGCTAAGTGA
- the LOC113358878 gene encoding uncharacterized protein LOC113358878 → MDSSNASNSNTANTTCDLLPSSSATQTKDPAWEWGERQDLANQNIITCLLCKKLIRGGGITRLKEHLLHIKGNVSSCPNVSIDIMNKVGLVNSVKRTKKAHKDNIDLAYRRANNSDEASDADTDVEEQEVEIDGNMGSRGAGAGASAGVGASQLVSQNQTKRKRISQSNSRGPIDLYMKTDHKKTQQATLERDSAVKEKLMKTAWKCISAWMTENSVSFNTVRCPSFKEMIYAIGDYGKAMPPPSYHQIRTNLFKDRLVEMKKFVDTFREHWKRFGCSIMSDGWTDGKKRHLINFLVNCPKGTVFLKSVDASNRTNDADFIRGLVKEVINDVGEENIVQFITDNGSNFKKAGKDLMLEYPICFGLLVVLIVFS, encoded by the exons ATGGATTCTTCTAATGCATCAAATTCAAATACGGCAAACACTACCTGTGATTTATTGCCCTCTTCTTCGGCTACTCAAACTAAAGATCCAGCATGGGAATGGGGTGAACGCCAAGACCTAGCAAATCAAAATATAATTACTTGTTTGTTATGTAAGAAATTAATTCGTGGTGGTGGAATTACTAGGCTTAAGGAGCATCTTTTACATATTAAAGGGAATGTTTCTTCATGTCCAAATGTGTCCATTGATATTATGAACAAAGTTGGTCTGGTGAATTCTGTAAAGAGGACCAAAAAAGCTCATAAGGATAACATTGATTTAGCGTATCGGCGTGCAAACAACTCAGATGAAGCCTCTGATGCTGATACCGATGttgaagaacaagaagttgaAATTGATGGCAATATGGGCAGTCgtggtgctggtgctggtgctaGTGCTGGTGTGGGTGCTAGTCAACTAGTTTCTCAGAATCAGACAAAGAGAAAGAGGATAAGCCAAAGTAATAGTAGAGGTCCAATTGATTTATATATGAAGACAGACCACAAAAAAACTCAACAGGCCACTCTTGAAAGAGACTCAGCTGTGAAAGAGAAGTTAATGAAGACTGCATGGAAATGCATTTCAGCTTGGATGACTGAGAATTCAGTATCATTTAACACTGTTCGTTGCCCAAGTTTCAAAGAAATGATATATGCAATAGGCGACTATGGGAAAG CTATGCCCCCACCATCTTACCATCAGATTCGTACGAATCTTTTCAAGGACCGGTTAGTAGAAATGAAGAAATTTGTTGATACATTTAGGGAACATTGGAAGAGGTTTGGATGTTCTATCATGTCTGATGGCTGGACAGATGGGAAAAAGCGACATCTTATTAACTTTTTGGTGAATTGTCCGAAAGGGACAGTTTTTTTGAAGTCTGTGGATGCGTCAAACAGAACCAATGATGCTGATTTTATACGTGGGCTTGTAAAGGAGGTAATTAACGATGTTGGGGAAGAAAATATAGTTCAGTTCATTACCGATAATGGTTCAAATTTTAAAAAGGCAGGGAAAGATTTAATGCTTGAATACCCAATATGTTTTGGACTCCTTGTGGTGCTCATTGTGTTCAGTTGA
- the LOC113358879 gene encoding uncharacterized protein LOC113358879 — protein sequence MREMIGGELHRSTKTRFATQYYTLESLAKYKTHLQIMFVNDKWLKMRFAKETMGINVLKIVTSSTFWEDVDYSCRVLKPLVKVVRLVDIERKPTMPCFYEAMRIAREKLEENFSQDDSTWAVIKAIFDKRWKNNFNHALHCAAYYLNPSIFYKVPAHLMDNDLKYIEIKRGLHTAMQRLIPNEEDLEKATTELRDYSDANGILGTPVCKKRRYKDQPHDWWITYGGIDTPNLQKFAIRVLSLTCSASPCERNWSTFQNLHSKKRNRIKQQKLNDSVFIQYNKKLERRYKEISEYNDDPKAHDPIFLDERDDNDEWLALENLDDLVVQGDNVILDDLQDIVGEKGMPVVGKSACISRRKSTYPTDSEYSGYDTDDLMLDSNYGLLGGDDGATEDYDIYDESNDFD from the exons ATGAGGGAGATGATCGGTGGTGAATTACATAGGTCTACAAAGACTAGATTTGCAACTCAGTACTACACACTAGAAAGTCTTGCAAAGTATAAAACCcatttgcaaataatgtttgtgaatgataagtGGTTGAAAATGAGGTTTGCAAAAGAAACTATGGGAATTAATGTACTTAAAATTGTCACAAGCAGTACATTTTGGGAAGATGTTGATTATTCTTGTAGAGTGCTAAAGCCTTTGGTTAAGGTTGTAAGGTTAGTGGATATCGAGCGCAAACCTACAATGCCTTGTTTTTATGAAGCAATGAGGATAGCAAGGGAGAAACTCgaggagaatttcagtcaagatgatagTACTTGGGCTGTAATTAAGGCTATCTTTGAtaaaagatggaagaataactTCAATCATGCTCTACATTGTGCTGCATATTATTTAAATCCTTCCATATTCTACAAAGTCCCTGCTCATCTAATGGATAATGATCTTAAGTACATAGAAATCAAAAGGGGACTTCATACAGCAATGCAAAGGCTTATTCCCAATGAAGAAGATCTTGAGAAAGCTACAACTGAATTGAGAGACTACAGTGATGCTAACGGGATCTTGGGAACTCCGGTTTGCAAAAAaagaagatataaagatcaacCTC ATGATTGGTGGATTACATATGGAGGAATCGATACCCCAAACCTACAAAAATTTGCAATAAGGGTATTGAGTCTTACTTGTTCTGCTTCCCCGTGTGAGCGAAACTGGAGCACATTTCAGAAT TTGCATTCAAAGAAGCGAAATCGCATAAAGCAACAAAAATTGAATGATAGCGTCTTTATTCAATACAACAAGAAATTGGAACGTCGATACAAAGAAATCAGTGAATATAATGATGATCCGAAAGCTCATGATCCCATTTTTCTGGATGAGCGTGATGACAATGATGAATGGTTGGCTTTAGAGAATTTGGATGACTTGGTTGTACAAGGAGATAATGTTATtttggatgatttgcaagatattGTTGGTGAAAAAGGTATGCCAGTTGTTGGTAAAAGTGCTTGTATCTCCCGACGCAAATCTACTTATCCAACTGACTCTGAATATAGTGGATATGATACTGATGACTTGATGTTGGACTCTAATTATGGACTACTTGGTGGAGATGATGGAGCTACGGAAGATTATGATATCTATGATGAATcgaatgattttgattaa
- the LOC113355109 gene encoding ribosome biogenesis protein BMS1 homolog encodes MDDIRGPISIVTGKKARLQFVECPDDINAMVDAAKYANAVLLLVDASYGFEAETFEFLNLLQVHGFPKVMGVLTHLDEFEDETKLNETIKRLEDQFRTEICQAATIYNLSGLVHNL; translated from the exons ATGGATGACATCCGAGGACCCATCTCCATTGTAACAG GTAAGAAAGCGAGGCTGCAGTTTGTGGAGTGCCCTGACGATATTAATGCCATGGTCGATGCTGCTAAGTATGCGAATGCTGTGTTGTTACTTGTTGATGCAAGTTATGGGTTTGAAGCG GAAACGTTCGAGTTTCTTAACCTTCTACAAGTTCATGGCTTTCCAAAGGTTATGGGTGTCCTTACACATCTTGACGAGTTCgaagatgaaacaaaactcaATGAAACCATAAAACGTCTAGAGGATCAATTCCGCACTGAAATATGTCAAGCAGCAACAATATACAATTTGTCTGGTCTTGTTCACAACTTGTAA
- the LOC113358880 gene encoding uncharacterized protein LOC113358880, with protein sequence MDSSNASNSNTANTTCDLLPSSSATQTKDPAWEWGERQDLANQNIITCLLCKKLIRGGGITRLKEHLLHIKGNVSSCPNVSIDIMNKVGLVNSVKRTKKAHKDNIDLAYRRANNSDEASDADTDVEEQEVEIDGNMGSRGAGAGASAGVGASQLVSQNQTKRKRISQSNSRGPIDLYMKTDHKKTQQATLERDSAVKEKLMKTAWKCISAWMTKNSVSFNTVRCPSFKEMIYAIGDYGKAMPPPSYHQIRTNLFKDRLVEMKKFVDTFREHWKRFGCSIMSDGWTDGKKRHLINFLVNFPKGTVFLKSVDASNRTNDADFIRGLVKEVINDVGEENIVQFITDNGSNFKKAGKDLMLEYPNMFWTPCGAHCVRLMLEELGGKLPRIKTAVILGKRLVTYIYAHFQVLILMREMIGGELHRSTKTRFATQYYTLESLAKNKTHLQIMFVNDKWLKMRFAKETMGINVLKIVTSSTFWEDVDYSCRVLKPLVKVVRLVDIERKPTMPCFYEAMRIAREKLEENFSQDDSTWAVIKAIFDKRWKNNFNHALHCAAYYLNPSIFYKVPAHLMDNDLKYIEIKRGLHTAMQRLIPNEEDLEKATTELRDYSDANGILGTPVCKKRRYKDQPHDWWITYGGIDTPNLQKFAIRVLSLTCSASPCERNWSTFQNLHSKKRNRIKQQKLNDSVFIQYNKKLERRYKEISEYNDDPKAHDPIFLDERDDNDEWLALENLDDLVVQGDNVILDDLQDIVGEKGMPVVGKSACISRRKSTYPTDSEYSGYDTDDLMLDSNYGLLGGDDGATEDYDIYDESNDFD encoded by the exons ATGGATTCTTCTAATGCATCAAATTCAAATACGGCAAACACTACCTGTGATTTATTGCCCTCTTCTTCGGCTACTCAAACTAAAGATCCAGCATGGGAATGGGGTGAACGCCAAGACCTAGCAAATCAAAATATAATTACTTGTTTGTTATGTAAGAAATTAATTCGTGGTGGTGGAATTACTAGGCTTAAGGAGCATCTTTTACATATTAAAGGGAATGTTTCTTCATGTCCAAATGTGTCCATTGATATTATGAACAAAGTTGGTCTGGTGAATTCTGTAAAGAGGACCAAAAAAGCTCATAAGGATAACATTGATTTAGCGTATCGGCGTGCAAACAACTCAGATGAAGCCTCTGATGCTGATACCGATGttgaagaacaagaagttgaAATTGATGGCAATATGGGCAGTCgtggtgctggtgctggtgctaGTGCTGGTGTGGGTGCTAGTCAACTAGTTTCTCAGAATCAGACAAAGAGAAAGAGGATAAGCCAAAGTAATAGTAGAGGTCCAATTGATTTATATATGAAGACAGACCACAAAAAAACTCAACAGGCCACTCTTGAAAGAGACTCAGCTGTGAAAGAGAAGTTAATGAAGACTGCATGGAAATGCATTTCAGCTTGGATGACTAAGAATTCAGTATCATTTAACACTGTTCGTTGCCCAAGTTTCAAAGAAATGATATATGCAATAGGCGACTATGGGAAAG CTATGCCCCCACCATCTTACCATCAGATTCGTACGAATCTTTTCAAGGACCGGTTAGTAGAAATGAAGAAATTTGTTGATACATTTAGGGAACATTGGAAGAGGTTTGGATGTTCTATCATGTCTGATGGCTGGACAGATGGGAAAAAGCGACATCTTATTAACTTTTTGGTGAATTTTCCGAAAGGGACAGTTTTTTTGAAGTCTGTGGATGCGTCAAACAGAACCAATGATGCTGATTTTATACGTGGGCTTGTAAAGGAGGTAATTAACGATGTTGGGGAAGAAAATATAGTTCAGTTCATTACCGATAATGGTTCAAATTTTAAAAAGGCAGGGAAAGATTTAATGCTTGAATACCCAAATATGTTTTGGACTCCTTGTGGTGCTCATTGTGTTCGGTTGATGCTAGAAGAACTTGGTGGCAAGCTTCCACGAATCAAGACAGCCGTCATTCTAGGTAAGAGACTCGTTACATATATTTATGCTCATTTTCAAGTATTAATCTTAATGAGGGAGATGATCGGTGGTGAATTACATAGGTCTACAAAGACTAGATTTGCAACTCAGTACTACACACTAGAAAGTCTTGCAAAGAATAAAACCcatttgcaaataatgtttgtgaatgataagtGGTTGAAAATGAGGTTTGCAAAAGAAACTATGGGAATTAATGTACTTAAAATTGTCACAAGCAGTACATTTTGGGAAGATGTTGATTATTCTTGTAGAGTGCTAAAGCCTTTGGTTAAGGTTGTAAGGTTAGTGGATATCGAGCGCAAACCTACAATGCCTTGTTTTTATGAAGCAATGAGGATAGCAAGGGAGAAACTCgaggagaatttcagtcaagatgatagTACTTGGGCTGTAATTAAGGCTATCTTTGAtaaaagatggaagaataactTCAATCATGCTCTACATTGTGCTGCATATTATTTAAATCCTTCCATATTCTACAAAGTCCCTGCTCATCTAATGGATAATGATCTTAAGTACATAGAAATCAAAAGGGGACTTCATACAGCAATGCAAAGGCTTATTCCCAATGAAGAAGATCTTGAGAAAGCTACAACTGAATTGAGAGACTACAGTGATGCTAACGGGATCTTGGGAACTCCGGTTTGCAAAAAaagaagatataaagatcaacCTC ATGATTGGTGGATTACATATGGAGGAATCGATACCCCAAACCTACAAAAATTTGCAATAAGGGTATTGAGTCTTACTTGTTCTGCTTCCCCGTGTGAGCGAAACTGGAGCACATTTCAGAAT TTGCATTCAAAGAAGCGAAATCGCATAAAGCAACAAAAATTGAATGATAGCGTCTTTATTCAATACAACAAGAAATTGGAACGTCGATACAAAGAAATCAGTGAATATAATGATGATCCGAAAGCTCATGATCCCATTTTTCTGGATGAGCGTGATGACAATGATGAATGGTTGGCTTTAGAGAATTTGGATGACTTGGTTGTACAAGGAGATAATGTTATtttggatgatttgcaagatattGTTGGTGAAAAAGGTATGCCAGTTGTTGGTAAAAGTGCTTGTATCTCCCGACGCAAATCTACTTATCCAACTGACTCTGAATATAGTGGATATGATACTGATGACTTGATGTTGGACTCTAATTATGGACTACTTGGTGGAGATGATGGAGCTACGGAAGATTATGATATCTATGATGAATcgaatgattttgattaa